A single Elusimicrobiota bacterium DNA region contains:
- a CDS encoding tetratricopeptide repeat protein — translation MKGARAAVLAGLLTAAVPAWGLWGSRSETIKALQKQFGAGRHEAVIAALYPDGLLKLRGDDLRRGYALLAASYEVTGRLDKSLSAYQVAVQLFPRDRDLMERLAMLLHRSGLEEQAQPIYEKLVRLDPANAQGHLGLAQIDHALGFLDSSADHFEKALQGFPQRGDLWREYGEELYEARDYRTAEPAMRRALALDPGDAEAGLDLALILRAVGRIDEALAELEGPSRAGKPEALRARALWLMEAGRAADAAAAAQALLRVRPGDPLGLYVRARLELKVGRRVQAQALLREAATQGASGPFTAKVCAALAALIGGPR, via the coding sequence ATGAAAGGAGCGCGAGCGGCGGTTCTGGCCGGTCTCCTGACCGCGGCCGTCCCAGCCTGGGGTCTGTGGGGCTCCCGCAGCGAGACCATCAAGGCCCTGCAAAAGCAGTTCGGCGCGGGCCGCCACGAAGCGGTCATCGCCGCCCTCTACCCGGACGGGCTTCTGAAGTTGCGCGGCGACGACCTGCGGCGCGGCTACGCCCTGCTGGCCGCGAGTTACGAAGTCACCGGGCGCTTGGACAAGAGCCTGAGCGCCTACCAGGTGGCCGTGCAGCTCTTCCCGCGCGACCGGGACCTCATGGAGCGGCTGGCTATGCTCTTGCACCGCTCCGGCCTGGAGGAGCAGGCCCAGCCTATCTACGAGAAGCTCGTGCGCCTCGATCCGGCCAACGCCCAAGGCCATCTGGGTCTGGCCCAGATCGACCACGCCTTGGGCTTCCTAGACAGCAGCGCGGACCACTTCGAGAAGGCTTTGCAGGGCTTTCCGCAGAGAGGGGACCTCTGGCGGGAATACGGCGAGGAGCTCTACGAGGCGCGGGATTACCGTACCGCGGAGCCGGCCATGCGTCGGGCCTTGGCCCTGGACCCCGGCGACGCGGAGGCCGGGCTGGACTTGGCCCTCATCCTGCGCGCCGTGGGCCGCATCGACGAGGCCCTGGCCGAGCTGGAGGGGCCCTCCCGAGCCGGCAAGCCCGAAGCCTTGCGGGCGCGCGCTCTGTGGCTCATGGAGGCGGGGCGCGCGGCGGATGCCGCGGCCGCAGCGCAGGCCCTCTTGCGCGTCCGCCCGGGCGACCCCTTAGGGCTCTATGTCCGCGCCCGGCTCGAGCTCAAGGTCGGCCGCCGCGTCCAAGCCCAGGCTTTGCTGAGGGAAGCCGCGACTCAGGGCGCCTCCGGCCCCTTCACCGCGAAGGTCTGCGCGGCCCTGGCGGCCTTGATCGGAGGGCCGCGTTGA
- the dapF gene encoding diaminopimelate epimerase: MRFWKLTAAGNDFVLVASAVRAPGALARRLCDRRGGVGADGLLLVRRAAGGVDLRYFNADGSAAFCGNGTRCAAWWAFSRGWAGRRMRLRTRAGAVAARVTGRGLVALSMPGPKGLRLGLTLRVKGRSLRAHAVNMGVPHAVVPVRGLEGFPVVDFGRAIRRHPAFGRGGANVDFISRRGPALRMRTYERGVEGETWACGTGAAAAAVVAWRLGWVRPPVKVLVRGGQALAVSFRTQDGAVRDVRLSGPVRIVFEGEVRP, from the coding sequence TTGAGATTCTGGAAGCTGACCGCGGCGGGCAACGATTTCGTGCTGGTGGCCTCGGCGGTCCGCGCCCCGGGCGCCCTGGCGCGCCGGCTCTGCGACCGCCGCGGCGGCGTGGGCGCCGACGGACTGCTCTTGGTCCGCCGCGCCGCCGGCGGCGTGGACCTGCGCTATTTCAACGCGGACGGCTCCGCCGCTTTCTGCGGCAACGGGACCCGCTGCGCGGCCTGGTGGGCCTTCTCCCGGGGCTGGGCCGGCCGGCGCATGCGCCTGCGCACCCGCGCGGGCGCGGTCGCGGCGCGAGTGACCGGCCGCGGGCTGGTCGCCTTGTCCATGCCCGGGCCCAAGGGGCTGCGCTTGGGCCTGACGCTCCGGGTCAAGGGCCGCAGTCTCCGGGCCCACGCCGTGAACATGGGGGTGCCGCACGCGGTGGTGCCGGTGCGGGGCCTGGAGGGATTCCCGGTCGTCGACTTCGGCCGGGCCATCCGCCGGCACCCGGCCTTCGGGCGCGGCGGCGCCAACGTGGATTTCATCTCGCGCCGCGGCCCGGCCCTGCGCATGCGCACCTATGAGCGCGGCGTAGAGGGTGAGACCTGGGCCTGCGGCACGGGCGCCGCGGCCGCGGCCGTGGTCGCTTGGCGGCTGGGCTGGGTGCGCCCGCCAGTCAAGGTGCTCGTGCGCGGCGGGCAGGCCTTGGCCGTGTCTTTCCGTACCCAGGACGGCGCGGTCCGGGATGTCCGGCTCTCGGGCCCGGTCCGGATCGTTTTCGAGGGGGAGGTAAGACCATGA
- the dapA gene encoding 4-hydroxy-tetrahydrodipicolinate synthase, with protein sequence MRFAGSYVALATPFTKGGGLDEAALRRLVRGHLRAGTAGLVPCGSTGEAATLTHEEYRRVLTLTLEESRGLLPVIAGVGTNATARAVELAREAESLGADALLVLSPYYNKPTQEGLYQHFRAVARNTRLPVVVYNIPGRTAVNISPKTLLRIAADCPNVSAVKEASGNIDQASEIVAGAAKGFAVLSGDDSLTVPMMAVGAAGVISVVANVAPKQTAALCAAALAGDFRKARGLHLKLFGLIKALFVETNPIPVKAALEMMGLCGGTPRLPLTALTAANRVLLRRELAACGLI encoded by the coding sequence ATGAGGTTCGCGGGTTCTTATGTGGCGCTGGCCACGCCGTTCACGAAGGGGGGCGGACTCGACGAGGCCGCGTTGCGGCGCTTGGTGCGCGGCCACCTTCGCGCCGGGACCGCGGGCCTGGTGCCCTGCGGCTCGACCGGCGAGGCCGCGACCTTGACCCATGAGGAGTACCGCCGCGTCCTGACGCTGACGTTGGAGGAATCCCGTGGGCTGCTGCCGGTCATCGCCGGGGTGGGCACCAACGCCACGGCCAGAGCGGTGGAGCTGGCGCGCGAGGCCGAGAGCCTGGGAGCCGACGCCCTTCTGGTCCTGTCGCCCTACTACAACAAGCCCACCCAAGAGGGGCTCTACCAGCACTTCCGCGCCGTGGCCCGCAACACGCGGCTGCCCGTCGTCGTCTACAACATCCCGGGGCGCACCGCGGTCAACATCAGCCCCAAGACCCTGCTGCGCATCGCGGCGGACTGCCCGAACGTGTCCGCGGTCAAGGAGGCCTCCGGGAACATCGACCAGGCCAGCGAGATCGTGGCCGGAGCGGCCAAGGGCTTCGCGGTCCTTTCCGGCGATGACAGCCTGACCGTGCCCATGATGGCCGTGGGCGCGGCCGGAGTCATCTCGGTCGTGGCCAACGTGGCGCCCAAGCAGACCGCGGCGTTGTGCGCGGCCGCTCTGGCCGGGGACTTCAGGAAGGCGCGCGGCCTGCACCTCAAGCTCTTCGGCTTGATCAAGGCCCTTTTCGTGGAGACCAACCCCATCCCGGTCAAGGCGGCCTTGGAGATGATGGGGCTCTGCGGCGGGACTCCCCGCCTGCCCTTGACCGCTCTTACCGCGGCGAACCGGGTCCTGCTGCGGCGGGAACTGGCCGCCTGCGGCCTGATCTAG
- a CDS encoding FkbM family methyltransferase, giving the protein MTDNAEQLPPGRSDLLDGLDRLLKVRRLSKLGRLRNFPLATARNSLKMRLVSLYASWFGGHMTPTVDTFFGERMTLVVPPLGDIWLYGADIDIDAEARLTKFLIRDLREGEVFFDLGANLGYYSLLAAKLVGATGCVHAFEPSPFLLPLLRANLKRKPNAQAVDKALSDKTEVTRFFIAPLPFIGTSSLRPDWQRRTTPTEVETISLDEYCRSRDVSPSFLKIDVEGLEDKVISGGAELLKRSSPRIALEVLFNPIQDVYRNSFRLLRDLGYRPSAINAEGRLDALGFEDLDDYFQELGRRYQVVHDVPNDFDNLIFKKP; this is encoded by the coding sequence ATGACCGACAACGCCGAACAGCTGCCTCCCGGACGGTCAGACCTGCTTGATGGTCTCGACCGGCTGCTGAAAGTCCGAAGGCTGTCCAAACTGGGCCGGCTGCGGAACTTTCCGCTCGCGACTGCGCGCAACTCTTTGAAGATGCGTTTGGTCTCCCTCTATGCCTCGTGGTTCGGGGGACACATGACCCCGACGGTGGACACGTTCTTCGGTGAGCGTATGACCCTCGTCGTTCCGCCGCTTGGCGACATCTGGCTATACGGAGCCGACATCGACATCGACGCGGAAGCTCGCTTGACCAAGTTCCTGATCCGAGACTTGAGGGAAGGAGAGGTCTTCTTCGACCTGGGGGCGAATCTAGGCTACTATAGTCTCCTGGCCGCGAAGCTGGTGGGGGCCACGGGCTGCGTCCATGCGTTCGAGCCCTCGCCGTTCCTACTGCCCCTGCTGCGCGCCAATCTGAAACGCAAACCGAATGCGCAGGCCGTCGACAAAGCCCTCAGCGACAAGACGGAAGTCACCCGCTTCTTCATCGCCCCTCTCCCTTTTATCGGAACCTCTTCCCTGAGGCCGGATTGGCAGCGACGGACCACGCCCACCGAGGTCGAGACCATATCCCTGGACGAGTATTGCCGTTCCCGGGATGTCTCTCCTTCGTTCCTGAAGATCGACGTGGAGGGGCTGGAGGACAAGGTCATCAGCGGAGGAGCCGAGCTCCTGAAGCGAAGCTCGCCTCGGATAGCCCTGGAGGTCCTCTTCAATCCCATTCAGGATGTCTACAGGAATTCATTCCGGCTCCTGCGGGATCTCGGCTATAGGCCTTCCGCGATCAATGCGGAAGGACGTCTCGACGCCCTAGGTTTTGAGGATCTGGATGACTATTTCCAGGAGCTTGGGCGGCGGTATCAAGTCGTGCACGACGTGCCTAACGACTTCGACAATCTGATCTTCAAAAAGCCTTAG
- a CDS encoding protease complex subunit PrcB family protein, translated as MRTSAALALALALGACRGAPQAQVKEAAMTEWKGQFSGAVQGARRALQSETQWREAWAEIGQTAPPAPDFKTHFAVAVLLGQRSTGGYRVQWLEPDSSGAATVVRYREMKPDGMALQALTQPYAVKVFLREKADIRVEAAAD; from the coding sequence TTGAGGACGAGCGCGGCGCTGGCTTTGGCCCTGGCTCTGGGCGCCTGCCGCGGGGCCCCGCAGGCCCAGGTGAAGGAGGCGGCCATGACAGAGTGGAAAGGGCAGTTCTCCGGCGCGGTCCAAGGCGCCCGGCGTGCCCTGCAGTCCGAGACGCAGTGGCGGGAGGCCTGGGCCGAGATCGGCCAGACGGCTCCGCCCGCCCCGGACTTCAAGACCCACTTCGCGGTCGCCGTACTCTTGGGGCAGCGCAGCACCGGCGGCTACCGCGTGCAGTGGCTGGAGCCCGACTCCTCGGGCGCCGCCACCGTGGTACGATATAGGGAGATGAAGCCAGACGGCATGGCGCTGCAGGCCCTGACCCAGCCCTACGCGGTCAAGGTCTTCCTGCGGGAGAAGGCCGACATCCGGGTGGAGGCGGCTGCGGATTGA
- a CDS encoding TldD/PmbA family protein, which translates to MLGDGLDTVSLDELARCVRGADYGEVFLEQSESASVRFEDSRVEDLAAGTERGAGLRFLRRHDPSSKTPQVETLQGSANSLARGEALRLRAALLGPGPAPAPVPLGPALSWRVPVRTDPRTVPLDDKIALLKSVDQAVRSGFPHIRQVTLAYGEGRKEVLLVNSEGAHCRASRAAVLLSVNVVAEKDGNLQTGQAVVGGLKGYELLADFRPLAAAKAAAERALAKLAAPKAKAGEMPVVISARAGGTLIHEAVGHSLEADLVQEGTSPAYQGKIGSRVAPANITIIDDPTIPCCRGSFGFDDEGVPARPTVLVRDGVLVDYLYDRVSALKEGRPSNGHGRRESFQCRPIPRMSNLYIAPGQDDPKDILRSLKAGIFVTRMGGGQVNTATGEFVFEVDEGYWVEDGVIRHLVRDANLMGVGSEALAAIDRVGWDIGWGIGTCGKDGQGVPVSDGMPTIRIPTMLIGGQN; encoded by the coding sequence ATGCTCGGCGACGGCCTGGACACGGTCTCCTTGGACGAACTGGCGCGCTGCGTGCGCGGCGCCGACTACGGAGAAGTCTTCCTGGAGCAATCCGAGAGCGCGTCCGTGAGATTCGAGGACTCCCGCGTCGAGGACCTCGCCGCCGGCACCGAGCGCGGCGCGGGCTTGCGCTTCCTGCGCCGGCATGACCCCTCCTCCAAGACGCCCCAGGTCGAGACCTTGCAGGGCAGCGCCAACTCCTTGGCCCGCGGAGAGGCCCTGCGCCTGCGCGCGGCCCTGCTCGGCCCCGGCCCCGCCCCAGCGCCGGTCCCCCTGGGCCCGGCGCTGTCCTGGCGCGTCCCCGTGCGCACCGATCCGCGCACCGTCCCCCTCGACGACAAGATCGCCCTGCTCAAGAGCGTGGACCAAGCCGTGCGCTCGGGCTTCCCCCACATCCGCCAGGTGACCCTCGCCTACGGGGAAGGCCGTAAAGAGGTGCTCCTGGTCAACAGCGAAGGCGCCCATTGCCGCGCCTCGCGCGCAGCGGTCCTGCTCTCCGTCAACGTCGTGGCCGAGAAGGATGGCAACCTGCAGACCGGGCAGGCCGTGGTGGGCGGACTCAAAGGCTACGAGCTGCTCGCGGATTTCCGGCCGCTGGCCGCGGCCAAGGCCGCCGCGGAGCGGGCCCTGGCCAAGCTCGCCGCCCCCAAGGCCAAGGCCGGCGAGATGCCGGTCGTCATCTCCGCCCGGGCCGGCGGCACCCTCATCCACGAGGCCGTCGGCCATTCCCTCGAGGCGGACCTGGTCCAGGAAGGCACCTCTCCCGCCTACCAGGGCAAGATCGGCTCGCGCGTGGCGCCCGCGAACATCACGATCATCGATGACCCGACCATCCCCTGCTGCCGGGGCAGCTTCGGCTTCGACGACGAGGGCGTGCCGGCCCGGCCCACCGTCCTGGTCCGCGACGGCGTCCTGGTCGACTACCTTTACGACCGCGTCAGCGCCTTGAAGGAGGGGCGCCCCTCCAACGGCCACGGCCGGCGCGAGTCCTTCCAATGCCGTCCCATCCCCCGCATGTCCAACCTCTACATCGCCCCGGGTCAAGACGACCCCAAGGATATCCTGCGCAGCCTCAAGGCCGGCATCTTCGTGACCCGCATGGGCGGCGGCCAGGTCAACACGGCCACGGGCGAGTTCGTCTTCGAGGTGGACGAAGGCTACTGGGTGGAAGACGGGGTCATACGCCACCTCGTGCGCGACGCCAACCTCATGGGCGTGGGCTCCGAGGCCCTGGCCGCCATCGACCGCGTGGGCTGGGACATCGGCTGGGGCATCGGCACCTGCGGCAAGGACGGACAGGGAGTTCCGGTCTCGGATGGGATGCCCACCATCCGCATCCCGACCATGCTCATCGGAGGCCAGAATTGA
- a CDS encoding bifunctional UDP-sugar hydrolase/5'-nucleotidase, which yields MKATACLILLAAALPARAGNVHITVLHTNDIHGWIMPRPAESYGTDPQRPLGGAAALAAYAKTVKGPKLLLDAGDWFQGTPEGTLRGGKSMAEVFNAVGYDALTVGNHDFDNGWRNLEGIIKAVQAPVLCANIYRSDGGHVPQCKPWLVKEVGGVRVGIFALLTTNMKDLAFPESIAGLSFRRGVDEAKDAVAALRKKGATVIIALSHQGLEPPGVTTFEADRFLARQVEGIDLIVGGHTHAVLSEGERDPVHGTLIVQAGSELIRVGEVGLDVDSRTGKVVQSSARLVELWPDETGTDPAVAKLVGKLGREVSAIYDVVVATAGAPLLRNKSGESALGDWMTDCERDWAGADLSLQNGGGIRADIPAGPVTLRRLFEVMPFDNRVVKLVMKGKDVKSMLDHGVGLPRIAQISGATVSFHRRAPEGRRLAEVKVGGRELVDESTYTVATIDFLVKGGDDYSAFAAAEATDFTKTTLRDVMQACALQKPRILPPPADRLVPLGD from the coding sequence ATGAAGGCAACGGCGTGTCTCATCTTGCTGGCGGCGGCGCTGCCGGCCCGAGCCGGCAACGTCCACATCACCGTCCTGCACACCAACGACATCCACGGCTGGATCATGCCCAGGCCGGCCGAGTCCTACGGGACCGACCCCCAACGCCCCCTCGGCGGCGCGGCGGCTCTTGCCGCCTACGCCAAGACAGTCAAGGGCCCCAAGCTCCTGCTCGACGCCGGCGACTGGTTCCAAGGCACCCCCGAAGGGACGCTCCGCGGCGGCAAGTCCATGGCCGAAGTCTTCAACGCCGTGGGCTACGACGCCCTCACCGTGGGCAACCACGACTTCGACAATGGCTGGCGCAATCTGGAAGGCATCATCAAGGCCGTCCAGGCTCCGGTGCTCTGCGCCAACATCTACCGTTCCGACGGCGGGCACGTCCCTCAGTGCAAGCCCTGGCTGGTCAAGGAGGTCGGCGGGGTCAGGGTCGGGATCTTCGCCCTGCTGACCACCAACATGAAGGACCTCGCCTTCCCGGAGAGCATCGCGGGCCTGTCCTTCCGCCGCGGCGTGGACGAGGCCAAGGACGCGGTCGCGGCCCTGCGCAAGAAGGGCGCCACGGTCATCATCGCGCTCTCGCACCAGGGCCTGGAGCCGCCCGGCGTCACCACCTTCGAAGCCGACCGGTTCCTGGCCCGGCAGGTCGAGGGCATCGACCTCATCGTAGGCGGGCACACCCATGCGGTGCTCAGCGAAGGCGAGCGCGATCCCGTCCACGGGACCCTCATCGTGCAGGCGGGCTCGGAGCTCATCCGGGTGGGCGAGGTCGGCCTGGATGTCGATTCCCGCACCGGCAAGGTCGTCCAGTCCTCCGCCCGGCTCGTGGAGCTCTGGCCCGATGAGACCGGGACCGACCCGGCCGTGGCCAAGCTCGTGGGCAAGCTCGGCCGCGAGGTCTCCGCCATATACGACGTGGTCGTGGCCACGGCCGGCGCGCCCCTGCTGCGCAATAAGAGCGGGGAATCGGCCTTGGGCGACTGGATGACGGACTGCGAGCGCGACTGGGCCGGGGCCGACCTGTCCCTGCAGAACGGCGGCGGCATCCGCGCGGACATCCCGGCCGGCCCCGTGACTTTGCGCCGCCTCTTCGAGGTCATGCCCTTCGACAACCGGGTGGTCAAGCTGGTCATGAAGGGCAAGGACGTCAAGAGCATGCTCGATCACGGCGTCGGCCTGCCCCGCATCGCCCAGATATCCGGGGCTACGGTCTCTTTCCATCGCCGGGCTCCCGAAGGCCGGCGCCTGGCCGAGGTCAAAGTCGGGGGCCGGGAGCTGGTGGACGAGTCCACCTACACGGTCGCGACCATCGATTTCCTGGTCAAGGGCGGCGACGACTACTCCGCCTTCGCCGCCGCCGAGGCCACAGACTTCACCAAGACGACGTTGCGGGACGTGATGCAGGCCTGCGCGTTGCAGAAGCCCCGCATACTGCCTCCGCCCGCCGACCGCCTGGTCCCTCTGGGAGACTGA
- the tpiA gene encoding triose-phosphate isomerase codes for MTSPIRRPFIAGNWKMHLTLAQSVELAKAVRDATKESPAEVAVCVPFTALTVVAEVLKGSHVRLGGQDLYWEAQGAFTGEVSAAQLADAGASCVIIGHSERRRLFGDTDEAVNKKLKAALAAKLVPIVCVGETLDERQSNRTFRVLETQMTGGLKGFAPADVSSVVVAYEPVWAIGTGVTATPAQAQEAHNFLRAQAAKLYGEGFAAGLRILYGGSVTPETVDNLMAQPDLDGALVGGASLKAPAFARIARFQVAAKA; via the coding sequence ATGACCTCTCCCATCAGACGGCCTTTCATCGCTGGCAACTGGAAGATGCATCTGACCTTGGCCCAATCCGTGGAGCTGGCCAAGGCGGTGCGCGACGCCACCAAGGAGTCGCCGGCCGAGGTGGCGGTCTGCGTCCCGTTCACCGCTCTGACGGTCGTGGCCGAGGTCCTCAAGGGCAGCCATGTCCGGCTGGGCGGGCAGGATCTCTACTGGGAGGCGCAGGGCGCCTTCACCGGAGAGGTCTCCGCGGCGCAGCTGGCCGACGCGGGCGCCTCCTGCGTCATCATCGGCCATTCCGAGCGGCGCCGGCTCTTCGGCGACACGGACGAGGCGGTCAACAAGAAGCTCAAGGCGGCTCTGGCCGCCAAGCTGGTCCCCATCGTCTGCGTGGGCGAGACCCTCGACGAGCGCCAGTCCAACCGGACTTTCCGGGTGCTGGAGACCCAGATGACCGGCGGCCTGAAGGGATTCGCCCCCGCGGACGTTTCCTCGGTCGTGGTCGCCTACGAGCCGGTGTGGGCCATCGGCACCGGAGTCACCGCGACCCCGGCCCAGGCCCAGGAGGCGCACAATTTCCTGCGCGCGCAGGCGGCCAAGCTCTATGGAGAAGGCTTCGCCGCGGGCCTGCGCATCCTCTACGGCGGCTCGGTCACTCCCGAGACCGTGGACAACCTCATGGCCCAGCCGGACCTGGACGGCGCCTTGGTGGGCGGAGCCAGCCTCAAGGCGCCCGCCTTCGCGCGCATCGCCCGGTTCCAGGTCGCGGCCAAAGCCTAG
- a CDS encoding phosphate propanoyltransferase → MENAELVRGLAAEIEKRLRRSQTPVPIGVSNRHAHITQSHFAALFGNGAGLTKFRDLSQPGQFASNEKMDIVGAKGSIKGVRLLGPFRPKTQIEVSWTEAITLGVKPPVRESGDLGGSAPLKLVGPQGSVEVREGLILARRHLHCTPADAAAIGLANGETVRVRAGRGGQRETVFEGTVVRVSDKFSLELHLDTDEANAAGVKNGDLAYIV, encoded by the coding sequence ATGGAGAACGCCGAGCTGGTGCGGGGGCTGGCCGCGGAGATCGAGAAGCGTCTGCGGCGCTCGCAGACCCCCGTTCCCATCGGCGTTTCCAACCGGCACGCCCACATCACGCAGTCGCATTTCGCGGCCCTTTTCGGGAACGGCGCTGGCCTGACCAAGTTCCGCGACCTCTCCCAGCCCGGCCAGTTCGCGTCCAACGAGAAGATGGACATCGTGGGAGCCAAGGGGAGCATCAAGGGCGTGCGCCTGCTCGGTCCTTTCCGGCCCAAGACCCAGATCGAGGTGTCCTGGACCGAGGCCATCACTTTGGGCGTCAAGCCGCCGGTGCGCGAGTCCGGGGACCTGGGGGGCTCGGCGCCCTTGAAGTTGGTCGGGCCGCAGGGGTCGGTCGAAGTCCGGGAAGGGCTCATCTTGGCCCGCCGGCACCTGCACTGCACCCCGGCTGACGCGGCCGCCATCGGCCTGGCCAACGGCGAGACCGTGCGGGTCCGGGCGGGGCGGGGCGGTCAGCGGGAGACGGTTTTTGAAGGTACGGTCGTGCGGGTGTCGGACAAGTTCAGCCTGGAGCTGCATCTGGACACGGACGAGGCCAACGCCGCCGGCGTCAAGAACGGGGATCTGGCCTATATCGTATAG
- a CDS encoding BMC domain-containing protein, with translation MNALGMIETRGLVACIEAADAAVKAADVRLVGYEKVGTGLVTVLFRGEVAACKAACDSGAAAAQKVGELLACHVIPQPHPDLEGKMPISLPENLARRK, from the coding sequence ATGAACGCACTGGGAATGATCGAGACTCGGGGGCTGGTCGCCTGCATCGAGGCCGCGGACGCCGCGGTCAAGGCCGCTGACGTCAGGCTCGTCGGCTACGAGAAGGTCGGGACCGGCCTGGTCACCGTCCTGTTCCGGGGCGAGGTCGCGGCCTGCAAGGCGGCCTGCGACTCGGGCGCCGCTGCGGCCCAGAAGGTCGGGGAGCTCCTGGCCTGCCACGTCATCCCGCAGCCGCATCCGGACCTCGAGGGCAAGATGCCGATCTCTTTGCCTGAGAACCTCGCCCGCCGCAAGTAA